One window of Kryptolebias marmoratus isolate JLee-2015 linkage group LG3, ASM164957v2, whole genome shotgun sequence genomic DNA carries:
- the zgc:175214 gene encoding RING finger protein 122, translating into MQPFQWCNGCLCGLGFQRSEHYCSMTSDIYHLPLNVYVIVLGIGLFVFMLSLIFCCYLFRLKQQGTRAQFSYNEVVLKGASKKLSLLGQTCAVCLEEFRTRDELGVCPCSHAFHKKCLLKWLEIRSVCPMCNKPILRLHSDAPQGAEGPMDPEEV; encoded by the exons ATGCAACCATTCCAATGGTGTAACG GATGTCTTTGTGGTTTGGGTTTTCAACGCTCTGAACACTACTGCAGCATGACGTCTGACATCTACCACCTCCCACTCAATGTCTATGTCATTGTGCTGGGCATCGGCCTCTTCGTCTTCATGCTCAGCCTCATCTTCTGCTGCTACCTTTTCAG GTTGAAACAACAAGGAACGAGGGCGCAGTTCAGCTACAACGAG GTGGTGCTGAAAGGAGCGAGCAAGAAACTGAGCCTCCTCGGG CAAACCTGCGCGGTGTGTCTGGAAGAGTTCAGGACCCGAGACGAACTGGGAGTGTGTCCGTGCTCACATGCATTTCACAAGAA GTGCCTGCTTAAATGGCTGGAGATCCGCAGCGTGTGCCCCATGTGTAACAAACCCATCCTGCGGCTCCACTCCGACGCCCCCCAGGGTGCCGAGGGGCCCATGGATCCAGAGGAGGTGTGA
- the LOC108236355 gene encoding calcium homeostasis modulator protein 1, producing the protein MDKFRMMFQFLQSNQESFMNGICGIMALASAQMYSAFEFSCPCMPEYNYSYSIGLLFVPPIWFFLLGFVLNNNVSVLAEEWRRPIGSRTKDPTILRYMFCSITQRSLIAPAVWVSVTLMDGKSFLCAFSINLDIEKFGNYSFVREMSETEKIKLLARIPCKDLFEHQELRVAATRYIKCISQACGWMFLLMMTFTAFLIRAIRPCFTQAAFLKTKYWSHYIDIERKMFDETCKEHAKSFAKVCIHQYFENVSGEMQSLHHHHVSKDNSEEDDRSDEDKLLGIRAQNDMNKVLWNWHTCKPALALRKNQTDDENNEKLNGKMNGTINGFANGHARDVEKKEWAVYYSKV; encoded by the exons ATGGATAAGTTCCGTATGATGTTCCAGTTCCTCCAGTCCAACCAGGAGTCCTTCATGAATGGGATCTGTGGGATCATGGCGTTAGCAAGTGCCCAGATGTACTCCGCCTTCGAGTTCAGCTGCCCCTGCATGCCGGAGTACAACTACTCCTACAGTATTGGACTGCTCTTCGTCCCTCCCATATGGTTCTTTTTATTAGGTTTTGTATTGAACAATAATGTGTCCGTGCTGGCCGAGGAGTGGAGGAGGCCTATTGGGAGTCGGACAAAGGACCCAACCATCCTGCGCTACATGTTTTGTTCCATCACGCAGAGATCTCTGATCGCGCCCGCAGTCTGGGTGTCTGTCACTCTCATGGATGGGAAGAGCTTCCTCTGTGCTTTCAGCATCAACCTGGACAttgaaaagtttgggaattACAGTTTTGTGAGAGAGATGTCAGAGACGGAGAAGATTAAACTGCTGGCAAGAATTCCCTGCAAAGACCTGTTTGAGCATCAGGAGTTAAGAGTGGCTGCGACGCGGTACATCAAGTGTATATCACAG GCATGTGGGTGGATGTTTTTGCTTATGATGACCTTCACCGCCTTCCTGATCCGAGCGATAAGACCGTGCTTCACCCAAGCTGCCTTCCTCAAAACCAAGTACTGGTCTCACTATATCGACATCGAGCGCAAGATGTTTGACGAGACCTGCAAGGAGCACGCCAAGAGCTTTGCTAAGGTGTGCATCCATCAGTACTTTGAGAACGTCAGCGGAGAGATGCAAAGCCTCCACCACCATCACGTCAGCAAGGACAACAGCGAAGAAGATGACAGGAGCGACGAAGACAAGCTCCTGGGGATCAGGGCCCAGAATGATATGAACAAGGTTTTGTGGAACTGGCACACCTGTAAGCCAGCGCTGGCTCTGAGAAAGAACCAGACTGATgatgaaaacaatgaaaaactcAACGGAAAGATGAATGGAACAATAAATGGGTTTGCAAACGGGCACGCCCGCGACGTAGAGAAAAAGGAATGGGCTGTGTATTACAGTAAGGTCTGA
- the LOC108236342 gene encoding inositol 1,4,5-trisphosphate receptor-interacting protein: protein MMQETVLRVFVVALGLLLCPRDPGVEESDHIIAPDSHNPEERLPREREKLDQATPLSDKMTPDGNEGPHDDINITPEQQSQSDQHSTETIVTKEPRERSDHKLPKKSANESDTNPQEHNSDLKTKQNGKDVLNNSATKEPGNLQERDKKPEQMEERKSPFPHVQTKAAETETAEAALADWERDYLWYIWNTFSIISMMRFFGKYLKRHFQMNQEVTGTFPAGCRVAEVLLPDVATLHYFYDKCVQISSEKKGRDGEFLEGFANDLLDAMRNISDDNGSMVIEDFQVGNASDIIVHVTPPDLYGFQCQLVNNQVSDLLLDMQVCGQIKLVEERIQNGCPCQSEAEDDMVCLLHCESKKIKTKMVDVCDGLCSKNTPFLSKGKVARWFQRTIKQAWAQISHKYEFELNIPYIEAPGALVIRFRSGKMICFNMNPVIKFNAEAHFFITPWSSNNLDIFWTLSLTNYEDHLLEYLSKRLPKNSCHDQTLDIACFLHKRQSVLSGSTALKDYHFKMALMHLLLTKKPSQWNSNLLACRLQDLLEFMEKSLEKKLLTHVLIGNPLAKVIDLPTELTKAKPVNLFHPFFVHNCIYKNAVTHFQEMLRNADMLIHDYVAQHTNNANSSV, encoded by the coding sequence ATGATGCAAGAAACGGTGCTGCGAGTGTTTGTGGTGGCGTTGGGTCTTCTGCTGTGCCCGAGAGACCCCGGTGTCGAGGAGTCGGATCATATCATCGCCCCGGATTCGCACAATCCTGAGGAGAGGCtgccgagagagagagagaaactggaCCAAGCAACACCTCTTAGTGATAAAATGACACCAGATGGAAATGAAGGGCCTCACGATGACATAAATATCACTCCTGAGCAACAGAGTCAGTCTGATCAACATTCTACTGAAACGATTGTTACTAAGGAACCAAGAGAGAGGTCTGATCACAAATTACCGAAGAAAAGTGCTAATGAATCTGATACAAATCCGCAAGAACATAACAGTGACCTAAAGACTAAACAAAATGGGAAAGACGTCCTGAATAACAGTGCTACCAAAGAGCCAGGGAATctacaggaaagagacaaaaagccAGAGCAGATGGAAGAACGAAAATCACCTTTTCCACACGTCCAAACCAAAGCAGCAGAAACCGAAACTGCAGAGGCGGCCCTTGCAGACTGGGAGAGGGATTACCTCTGGTATATTTGGAACACATTCTCCATTATTTCTATGATGCGCTTCTTCGGGAAATACCTGAAGAGACATTTCCAGATGAATCAGGAGGTAACCGGGACCTTCCCTGCAGGCTGCAGAGTTGCTGAAGTCCTGCTGCCTGATGTTGCTACCCTGCACtatttttatgataaatgtGTACAAATCTCATCTGAGAAGAAAGGGAGGGACGGTGAGTTTTTGGAAGGTTTTGCAAATGACCTCTTAGATGCCATGAGGAACATCAGTGACGACAACGGCAGCATGGTGATTGAAGACTTCCAAGTGGGGAATGCGAGTGATATCATCGTTCACGTCACTCCACCTGACCTGTACGGCTTTCAGTGTCAGCTCGTAAACAACCAGGTGAGTGACCTGTTGTTAGACATGCAAGTCTGCGGTCAAATAAAACTGGTGGAAGAAAgaatccaaaatggctgccccTGCCAGTCTGAGGCAGAAGACGATATGGTTTGTTTGTTGCATTGTGagagtaagaaaataaaaacaaaaatggtggaTGTTTGTGACGGTCTATGCTCCAAAAACACTCCTTTCCTGTCTAAGGGGAAGGTTGCCAGGTGGTTCCAGAGAACCATCAAACAAGCATGGGCGCAGATTTCACACAAGTACGAGTTTGAGCTCAACATCCCCTACATTGAGGCGCCAGGTGCTCTGGTCATTCGGTTCAGATCAGGGAAGATGATTTGCTTCAACATGAATCCAGTGATTAAATTCAACGCTGAAGCTCATTTCTTCATTACACCTTGGTCCTCCAATAATTTGGACATCTTCTGGACACTCTCCTTGACCAACTACGAAGACCACCTTTTGGAATACCTCTCCAAACGCCTGCCTAAAAACTCCTGCCACGATCAAACTCTTGATATTGCTTGTTTCCTTCACAAGAGACAGTCAGTGCTGTCAGGAAGTACTGCACTGAAAGACTACCATTTCAAAATGGCACTAATGCACCTTCTGTTGACCAAAAAACCATCACAGTGGAACTCAAACCTTCTGGCTTGCAGGCTACAAGACTTGCTGGAGTTTATGGAGAAAAGCCTCGAGAAGAAACTGCTGACCCATGTTCTTATTGGTAACCCTTTAGCCAAGGTCATTGACCTTCCCACAGAGCTCACCAAAGCAAAACCGGTGAATCTCTTCCATCCCTTTTTTGTACATAattgtatttacaaaaatgcTGTCACGCATTTTCAGGAGATGCTTCGAAACGCAGACATGCTGATACACGATTATGTTGCTCAACATACAAACAATGCCAACTCTTCTGTTtga